The region TTGCTATAAGACTCTActtacaattaataaaaaattgcaagagtttaaatttaaaagatgatataattattaaaataaaaaaaactgtattttttttcaactagacataattattaaaattaaaaaaaataatagccGTAATTGAGTCCAGATTTAAGCTATATATCATATAtgttgtataattttatttacatttatttaaCCCGTTGAATCAATAATAATTGAACCGGTGCATACTAATTCGGCTACCGGTTTGTATTTTTAGAGCACTTACGCAATGCTGTTAAAGTAAATATGCACAATTTAGGTCGTGCAAACCACTATCTTTTTATTGTTAAAATCAATGATAGAAACTAATTAATATGATGTTTAATCAAATGTTCTTTACAGAACTTATCATCAACTTCAATTCGAACTAGTAGTAGTCAAACTATAAGCAGGAAGTTTAGCAAGCTTATGTTGTTTCATACCTATTCTAATCCTTTCAACCTCTTCCCACAAACCTTTACTAGCATATATATTAGACAACACAACAAAAACCCCATCATTCCAAGGTTCTAATTCATGTAAATGCTTAGCCACCCACTCACCCATCTTCACATCTCCATATTTCTCACAGGCACCCATCAAACACCCCCATATCACCACATTTGGCTCCATCGGCATCGCTTCCACAGTCTCTCTAGCCTCTTGAAGCAACCCGACTCTCCCGAGCAAATCCACCATGCACCCATAGTGTTGCATTTGAGGCATTATACCATACACATTTTTCATCATATTAAAGAAAAGCTTCCCTTCTTGTACCTTACCGCCATGAACACAAGCACTCAAGACGCCAATAAAAGTTATATAATTAGGCTTCACTTGAGCTTTTCTCATACAATCAAAGTACCCAATAGCCTCATCGGCATGTCCATGCATTGCATAGCCTACTATCATTGATGTCCATGAGGACACATTTTTTTGTTCCATTGCAGAAAACACTTCCCCTGCTAAATCCATTCTACCACATTTTCCATACATGTCGATAAGCGAATTAAACATTAGAATATCTGGTTTCGCAACATTGTTAGCATGAAAAACATATTTATGCAACTGAATAGCTAAACACAAATCACCTAAATTACCACAAGCCGATAAAACACTAACCATGGTCACACAATCCGGCAAAAACCCACATTTTCTCATCTCTATAAACATCTCTATAGCTTCCTTCGCACGCCCGCCTTGACTAAGTCCCGCTATAATAGCATTCCAAGAACCTAATTTTCTATCAGGATTTTCATCGAACACCTTATACGCATTCGTAAAATCACCACATTTTACATACAAATTAACGAAACCACTCTCGCAATACTCATTTAATTCAAGACCAACTTTCATAGCAGCCGAATGAAGCTGCCTACCAAACCCAGTAGCATATACCTGACACGCAGCCTTTAAAACAATGGGAAGAGTATAAGAATCGGGCAAGATACCAGCTCGAGACATGGATAAGTAAATCTGTAGAGCTTTCGTAGGAGCATCCACTCTAGTGTACGATCTTATTATGTTATTCCAATGGAATGGAGCGGGATAAGAGTGGAGCAACTGGGTTCGGACAATGTTGGCGTAAATTTGGTTCAATTCTTGTAAAGTTGTGCAGATTGATAACTGGATTGTTATGGCGTTGGCTAGGTCTTGGTTCGATTGTGGTAATGGTGATTGGTTTGTTGGCGGGGCAGTGTTTAAAGCAAGAGTGTGGTTGAAATGGTGGTAAATGTTCAGGTGTTTAAATGTTGATGATTTTGGGAGGTTATGAAGAAGATGATTGAAGGAGTTCATGTGTACCGTTGCACAATGTTTGGCGGTCTTTGGCTTATAAAATTGGGATTAAATGTGAATTTGCTCCCTAAACTATACTGTTCGGCATAATTACGTACTTCAATTGTTTCACCAATAGTTCAATTGGTCATATTTTAATGAGTGCACGAAATAAGTCCtaattttttgacaaaataaagCATGCTTCTACAATTATACTTGCTCAGAGTTTAGGAAAATACGATCGAGTTAAGAATATTATGCTTCAGTCTTAATAATCTGCCtatattttgaataatttagtttaaatttatttatttattatatgaagTTAGTTACCACttttaaaataccaaaaaaactTTTTGTTTTAGCTAGTTGGAGGTAACTAAATGTcagtttaatataaatattgaaaacatatttaatatttatataagtaTCATAAAAAAAGCTAATTTAATTCAAGTTTTAACTGATTTTAGGTTCAACACTTTTCTTTTTACTAAAATGACTTGCCTATTTGGTCTTAAAAAGTAAATTGATATAATATTTCATAGagtcaaaaattaaattatttaaaaattacttaCTTTATCTCTTATATTGGATGCTTTACATtcataaaattgaatttaagtcaagtactttaaattttatatttgaaggATAaaaatttgatacatatttCAAACTTTATAATTTTCTCACTAATATAGTTATTGAATGTGATACTCTCGAGCTAGTTAAATATATCTCGTAAATTGTACCTAGAGAACTAATTACGCCGAAATAAAATAGTGTATTAGGATTAATTGCTAATTGTTGCCAACATTAGGAACCAGATTCACACTTAAGCCAATTCAATCGTCTACTGGGCCACTGGCTACTGAAATCAATCCAAGCCCAAAACTATAAACCAGAAGGCCTATTATCAAAGCCCAAATAATCATCTTTCTCCGCGAAATTTACTCGCAAAGAGAATCAAACACAAAACTTGAAACTTCACCAAATTTTCTTCCGTCAATGGACGGCTTAAATCAACCGCCGGGGGACTTGAATACCCGAACCGAATATTTAGTCGAGGAAATCGAGATCGATCCGTCGAGCACAGTACTCGACCTCACGAGCTTTCAGCTTCACGATCTcgactcggtcgaattatctccgGGTCTAACCGAATTAGACTTGACCGCGAATCGGTTATCGAGTTTGGACCCTAGAATTTTGCATCTTTCTAACCTGAAAAAGCTTTCAATTCGACAAAACCTTATTACTGATGCTGCGATTGAACCTCTCTCTGGATGTGAAGCGTTATCTGGTCTcgaggtaatttttttttgttttttgttttaaatttataggctattaaaaaaaataaaaaatagcattaaaatctaattataaacaCTCTAATTTGCTTGATGatggttaaaaaaaaaacaaagttgaAGTTAAAAATGATCGGAAAAGCCAAACAAAGAAGATTATAGATATTGTATTGAAGTGAGTAATtgagataaataaatttattgaaaaaaatggttaaaattacaacgaaatgttaaaattaggttagtattataaaaattagaagTTTTAGATAAAAATACAACAACTcgtaaatgtttagatttaatttaccattaggcctaatttttatattttacgaCTAAGCCTAATTGGTTTCTGCATTTAAAGCCTATTAGATAGAatctattttgttttattacttAAGGATTGGAAGATGTGGATTGAGTTAGATTTCAGGATTTAGAGAGATTGATAATTTCTAATTTTGACAGGAGTTGGTGCTGAGGGataacaaattaacaaaaattccTGATGTTTCCATATTCAAGAGCATATTGGTTTTTGATGTTTCttttaatgaaataaattcCTTAAATGGAGTATCCAAGGTCTCCAATACTCTCAAGGAACTCTATGTTTCTAAAAATGAAGTTACTAAGATGGAGGAGATTGAGCATCTTTGTCAGCTACAAATTCTTGAGCTTGGTTCCAACAGATTACGGGTTTGTCCTCCTCTTTATCGTTTAAACTATTACTATTGAAAGTGGTAGATGAAGTGGAACATAGGTGGTTTTTATGTTATGGAAATTATAAAGCTTTTCGGGCATGGTTTTTATTTAAGTAAATCATTTTTGTTGTTTCAGGTAATGGAGAATTTGCAGAATTTAACAACTTTACAGGAGCTATGGTTGGGACGAAATcgtattaaaacaattaatttatgtgGGCTGAAATGCATTACAAAGCTTAGCTTGCAAAGCAACCGTTTACTTTCTATGAAAGGACTTGAGGTATTTCTTGAAATTGTATTCCTGATAGCGGTAGCACGGAAAAATTTCAGTTATTGTGACATATGCTCAAGTAGTTTCTATGTGGTTTGCTTGCGTTTCAGGAATGTATTGCACTACAAGAGCTGTATTTGAGTCATAATGGTATAAGCAAAATGGAAGGCCTGTCAACCTTGGTAAATCTTTCAGTGTTAGATGTATCATCTAACAAGCTCACTTCAGTGGATGATATTCAGAACCTTGCCAAGTATGATTAACATCCTTCCCTACCTTGGAATCATGTGCTGTCATATTCTACTCTACCATTGATATTCCTTATGATTTAACATCTCATAACAGGTTAGAGGATCTATGGCTCAATGACAACCAAATAGAATCACTCGAAGGCATTGCTGAGGCAGTTTCTGGTTCAAGAGAGAAATTAACCACAATCTACTTTGAAAACAATCCATGTGTATGGCATTCTGCAACTCTTATAACGTTCAAATCCTAAATTGTTTAGCAGCtcatttttctgtttttccgACATGCTAGTTAACATTTGATTTATAGACTTACCTGACTGTTTAACACATTACCTGATGCTTTTTCATTGATAAAGCCTATCCAAGTGCATAAGACCCATAACATTCTAAGCTTGATATTCGTATTCTACCTTGGATCATTAATTTTAATGGAAATATTTCATGCTTATCATCTTAACAGATTGTCTCTGAATGTCTAGTACCCTGAACTTTGAATCTTTTATTTCATGAATCATGGAttctctttttatcaattttaccttGGATACTTAACTTTAATGGAAATCCTTCATGCTTGTCTATTGCCCTGAACTTTGAagcttttattttctaaatcaTGGATTCTTTCTAACAAATCTTTCGATATTGCTTGTTAGCAACATAtgttatttttttgagaaaaaattgGTGGTTGTGCATATCCATGTATTTGCCAGTATTTAACAATTTGAAAATCATAGAAGTAGCATATgatatttttcacttttaagTTGGAGTCTGTATAAACATTTTATCCAGTTCCATGAGGTGCAGACTTGTCTCCATTATACCAGTTAACCACCAGTCATTTGATCAACTCTAGCAGCCATATTACTACGCTGACATTAATTGTTACAGTTCATAGCCATGTTTAAGCTCCAGCAAGTATTGCTGCAATTGTAAATTTATTCTTTGGAGCTGCAAGAATTTCACATGTCAAGTAGGATGAAGGAGTATATATAGTATTCTGTGTGTGAATTTTCTCTTATGCGGATGCTGATTATAAGGAAAGAATCAGTAGTGGTTTTTTTCCCTCTTTGCTTGTGCGTTTCTATCATTAgggattttaaaattattattagaaaataaaactaTGTGACTGTACGCATGCATCACTGGGTGGTGATGAAAATCACAGTAATCAGTGGCTTTAATACTTGACAACCTTGTTTGACTGATTGCAAATGAGAACTGCTGTGTTTCTTTATGTGATAGCACATATCCTACTCATGTGTTGCTAATCTCttgttctctctttttttttgcaGACAAAATCTCCAAACTATGTTATCACCTTGAGACAGATTTTTCCTAATGTTCAGCAAATTGATTCCAGTGTATTCGCTTAGAAGTTTACATGGTTTCCAGGTTCCTTCTTTGTTAGGACTCTTATATCCAAAAAGTTGGAAGCCTATGCAGGTGGTGTTTTCTAACTAAATCCCTGCCCCTCTTTGGTTGCTCTATCAAAGGACTGCCTTGAATACATTCTCATGGGCGTAGAAATTAACTTTCGATGCATTAACTGCTTCTCCGTTGGGGATTATGTTTTTGAACATCAACCAGAGATTCGGTTTGAAGACCCTAAGGATCAAATTGTATTCTGCTGTTTTAATGTTGCAGTTGCTGTTTATACATGACACCATCCTTTAAACCTTCGTTTTCCTCTTCAGCtaactttatatttatcttCTCCAGAGTGACATTTCAAATATGATTTCACTTTATATTACTTTGTATCTTATTTAGGTTTAGTTATATTGGCAGTTGAAGAATTATTATTCATGTGTTCTTCATTTTAATATGTTCTTTGAGGGAGTTTCTTCTGTCAGGGGAATTGCTTTGTCTTGATGATCTACATCTTATTTTActttaggcctaatgtcttaaaaaaacccgaccttttagcccctttttaatcataaaatgacgttgcaaatttgtcaattttaccctattttgcatttttgtgtttcaattgtaccctgaaaaattaaattaacgtcttttgcgtttgaaaatttgtttaaaacattctacatgtctcgcatatattaattgtatatttttaaaatttatttaaatttagttaaattaattaagagtttaaattagtgttaatttgattatggtttttagttagtttttaaaaataaaggacttatttgtacttttttgaataaaaaagaatttaatttcatgtttatacttaattaattgaatgatttcatcatttaagtaaaaaaattaacaaaaattaaaatattggggtacaattgaaaacggaaaatttaaaagtgggtaaaattgacaaattttcaacgtcggggtagaattgaaaaaaagtttaaaggtgaggggtttttgagtgattagacctttactttattatataattcTGGAATACTGTAATTGAGTTGGTATCTGTAAGGTTTAATTGTTACTACACAAGTACACTGCATTCATATTAATGTTGAGGTAGCTAAATAAGATAGGAAAAaagagaaatttaaaatttaaacagaaaaataaatacGAAAATGTTCAGAAATAGAGAAAAGTTGCcttaaaaagtaattaattagtcaTCATTCACAAATTCGATCCTAGTTCTACCTTAGAGAACCATCATATCTATCCTACCGAAATCCAACACTAGCTCTCCGGAGCATTCTCACCATTCACGATATCTGCCAGAAATTTATCTAAATCAAATGGGTCATCTTCTACAGCATGTATTTCAAACTCAACCGGCCTATCCCACAATCGAGTCTTCGCTGGAGTTCCAGCAAAGGCCCTGTCAGGTTTGAACCTCTCCGTCTTCGTAATCTTATCTAATTTCTCATCAGAATCTCCATACGTATAACCATTAACATCTTTCTTAGGGCGGTATAATGCCGAAAGTGTAGCCTGATTTTGGAATAGGCTTCTGTCATACACGTTATACTGATCGTCAGTAGCAAAACCAGAGACCATACATTTTTCTTGATTAAACAATCTTTGATCATATATAACCTCTCCTCTTACGGCAGAAACTCCAGTAGATGACATACCGAGAGCAATCTTCTCGCTAATGTCGCGATCTTTTTTCTCTCGCAATCTTAAGCGTCTTACTCTTAGGAGAATCAAATCTTTCCCTTTTCCTTTCTCTCTGTCGCTCTTCGCAGAGTTTCTCCATTGCTGACGCTGGAGGTGCTGAAACGGTCTTCATAGGACGTGATTTCTGTGCTAATGCTAATAATTCTTGCTCGTGCTTTTCCTTCTTCGCCATCTGTATTTCCATGTCAATTTTGGTTTTCATTTTCTGAGCTTCTCTGCTCTTCTCCTCTGCAATACACGGCGCCTCTTGCGAACTTTGCATATTTGTCACTAATCATAACAGTCTGCAAGTCTCTTCCATCCGCTGCTAAACGCTTATCTAGAGGTATAGCGTAACCTTTCGGGTTTTTCCAATTAGAAACACAAGGAGAAACTTTCCAATCCTGACAATCTTCAACGGTCAAGCTCTGAGGCGGAGACTGGACCACCGGCCCTGGTGGCGATCCACAAGGCCTCAGAATATTCTTGTGCTTGAACTTAGGTGGTTCGATCGGGTCGACAAACAACTCTGCCAATCTGATCATCCTTGAATTGAAAGCTGCTGAAGTCAGAGATAGCTTGTATTTTATAAAGCTGGACTGTTTAGGAACATTATTTTGTCGTGCTACGTCGTTTCACCTTCCGTGCACAATTTTCTCAATTGCATCTTTAGTTTCCTCCGTTGTCTTAACCTCCTTCTGCAAATCCTCATCCCCATCATTATCCTTGGAATATATTTTTGGAACCAAATCGTTAACACGATGCAAGAAATCCTTAAGATAAACCAtaattgtaaaagaaaaaaaattaaacaaacgcAATCGAATggcaagaaaataataataaattttaaaaaataaccgATAAAGTATATTAATCGCTAAccttaaagaaaaaaattgacatgAACTTTTCTCACTGCACGCTAGAGTTAGGTAACTCCAAGTCTCCCACCCAACTTTATAAACCTACtgtttttttagggttttgaataATAGACTCTATATGTAGAGTTTTATTATTCTCTATAAggattaatttgtattttttattttaatttatataattatgtcCTATGATAAAATaggatatttaaatattataattttaaatttttcattataatatttttaggacttctaattaaattaaataattaattaaataataaaaaattgtatatattataaattaataatatataaaatcaacaaaaaaagtattttaataaataatacaaacaattattaaaacaataacaataaaaatagtgataaaaaaacaacaataataacaaaaataaaaggctTAATGTCTTGAAAAACCCTGATTTTTCAttcccttttcaattctaccctgacgttgcaaatctgtcgattttaccctattttatattttttcatttcaattataccataaagcataaaattgacctttttttttatttggcaaaaattctctaaattgaccctttttgcattatattaactgtttatattaaattgaccattttaaaaaaattattaaacttttgtcaaataaataaatgtcaattttatgctttagggtacaattgaaatgaaaaaatacaaactggggtaaaattgacaattttttaacgtcagggtaggattaaaaagggaatgaaaggtcggagttttttttATGGCATTaagccaa is a window of Mercurialis annua linkage group LG2, ddMerAnnu1.2, whole genome shotgun sequence DNA encoding:
- the LOC126670582 gene encoding protein phosphatase 1 regulatory inhibitor subunit PPP1R7 homolog — translated: MDGLNQPPGDLNTRTEYLVEEIEIDPSSTVLDLTSFQLHDLDSVELSPGLTELDLTANRLSSLDPRILHLSNLKKLSIRQNLITDAAIEPLSGCEALSGLEELVLRDNKLTKIPDVSIFKSILVFDVSFNEINSLNGVSKVSNTLKELYVSKNEVTKMEEIEHLCQLQILELGSNRLRVMENLQNLTTLQELWLGRNRIKTINLCGLKCITKLSLQSNRLLSMKGLEECIALQELYLSHNGISKMEGLSTLVNLSVLDVSSNKLTSVDDIQNLAKLEDLWLNDNQIESLEGIAEAVSGSREKLTTIYFENNPCTKSPNYVITLRQIFPNVQQIDSSVFA
- the LOC126669296 gene encoding pentatricopeptide repeat-containing protein At1g77170, mitochondrial, whose amino-acid sequence is MNSFNHLLHNLPKSSTFKHLNIYHHFNHTLALNTAPPTNQSPLPQSNQDLANAITIQLSICTTLQELNQIYANIVRTQLLHSYPAPFHWNNIIRSYTRVDAPTKALQIYLSMSRAGILPDSYTLPIVLKAACQVYATGFGRQLHSAAMKVGLELNEYCESGFVNLYVKCGDFTNAYKVFDENPDRKLGSWNAIIAGLSQGGRAKEAIEMFIEMRKCGFLPDCVTMVSVLSACGNLGDLCLAIQLHKYVFHANNVAKPDILMFNSLIDMYGKCGRMDLAGEVFSAMEQKNVSSWTSMIVGYAMHGHADEAIGYFDCMRKAQVKPNYITFIGVLSACVHGGKVQEGKLFFNMMKNVYGIMPQMQHYGCMVDLLGRVGLLQEARETVEAMPMEPNVVIWGCLMGACEKYGDVKMGEWVAKHLHELEPWNDGVFVVLSNIYASKGLWEEVERIRIGMKQHKLAKLPAYSLTTTSSN